One Aegilops tauschii subsp. strangulata cultivar AL8/78 chromosome 2, Aet v6.0, whole genome shotgun sequence genomic window, TAAGACAAATAGTTATGGCAGACCATTTGCCCCTTTTGTTGGTGTCAACCATCATAAACAAACAGTGGTTTTTGGAGCTACATTATTGTATGATGAAACATCTGAGACGTTTGAATGGTTGTTTGAAACATTCAAAAGGGCCATGTCAGGAAAAGAACCAAATACAATATTGACCGATCAATGTGCTGCCATTATTAGTGCCATTGGCAAGGTTTTTACTAATTCAATACATCGTCTATGTGTGTGGCACATGTATCAGAATGCTGCAAAACATTTGAGTCATGTTTTCCAAGGTTCAAAGACATTTAAGAAAGATTTTGGCAAGTGTGTTTATGATTTTGAAGAAGTTGATGAATTCTTAGCAGGTTGGAATGATATGCTAGTGAAATATAATTTGAAAGATAATGAATGGCTACATAGATTATTCCAGAACAAGGAGAAGTGGGCTTTGGTTTATGGTCGACAAACCTTCTGTGCAGATATGAAATCCACACAAAGAAGCGAGAGTATGAATGCACTATTGAAACGATACCTGCATGTACGCCTTGATTTATTAGATTTCTTCAAGCACTATGAGAGGGCCGTAGATGATAGAAGGTATGCTGAAGTGGAAAGTGATTTCTATGCGAGTCAAACATCACCGAAGGTGCCATATGTGCAGATGTTGATACAAACTTCGAAAGTATATACACCTGCTATGTTTGAGATATTTAAAGGAGAATTTGACATGGTAATGGGATATTGTGTGTATGAGAGTGGTCGTACTGGCTCTATTTCTGAATTCACGGTTACCCATTCAGCTAGCCAAAATTGTCATACTGTGAAATTTGATCCCAATGGATCAAAAGTTTCATGCTCATGCAAAAAGTTTGAATTTGTTGGGGTATTGTGTCGTCATGCATTGAAGGTGTTGGACCACAACAATATCAAGGAGTTGGCACCAGAATATATCTTGAAAAGATGGACAAGGCGAGCAAAATCAGGGCCATCAGAAGCAATTCAAAAGTGCTCTGATGATGAAGATGCAAGAGTTGTGCTAGCTAGACAGTATGGATCACTATGCCGCACTTACAATAACATTTTGAGCAAAGCAGCAGCAAACAAAGAGGCATATGCACTACTGCAAAGTATGTCAATTGAACTAATGGAAAAGGTGGACCAAATTTTACATGGAAATCAATCAAAAGATGAATCACTAAATCATGAACAAGCAGAGAAGCAACCAGTTGAATGCAACATTGAGAATGTAGTCCAAGCACAGGGAATAAAGAGAAAAGAACCAGGAAGTAGCAACAAGAGGATTAAATCTGGACTGGAATTGAACAATAAGAATAAACGTAATACGAAAGGTATGGTATTGCACAAGAAATAGCTACATAAATATCTGGTCATGTTATTGAAATAGATCTAACAAAATCTTTTGCAAATAGGTCAAGGAGCAACATGTAAGAACAAGAGTGGTGATTGTGCTTCTGCATCATCTGAAGAAAATCCTAGCTTCAACGTACCAAATAAGAATAAACGTAATACGAAAGGTATGGTATTGCACAAGAAGTAGCAACATAAATATTTGTTCATGTTATTGAAATAGACCTAACAAATTCTTTTGCGAATAGGTCAAGGAGCAACATGCAAGAATAAGAGTGGTGATTGTGCTTCTGCATCATCTGCAGCAAATCCTAGCTTCAACATATCAAATGAGAACTATAATTTGCAAGTAATGCAGCATGCTATGCATCCACTACCAAATGCTGCTAATCACAATTTGCAAGTATTGTAACATGCTATGCCTCCAGTACCAAATGTTGCGAATTACAATCTACAAGTATTGCCGCGTGCTATGCCTCCGTTACCACAAGTTGTTTCCC contains:
- the LOC109756079 gene encoding protein FAR1-RELATED SEQUENCE 5-like isoform X2, translating into MEFENDDIAYEFYNTYAGHVGFSVRKSWHDKSSTTNVIRTKKYVCSKAGYKDKSKEQCQRKRADTRVGCLAEMTIKISANGKYVVSSFEDAHNHELVTPSKAHLLRSQRKITEGQKAQIDILNDSGIRPKSGHEVMSRQAGGRQCLSFGQKDYKNYLRSKRMQSIQEGDTGAILQYLQDKLMENPSFFYAIQVDEDEMITNIFWADARSILDYHYFGDVVCFDTTFKTNSYGRPFAPFVGVNHHKQTVVFGATLLYDETSETFEWLFETFKRAMSGKEPNTILTDQCAAIISAIGKVFTNSIHRLCVWHMYQNAAKHLSHVFQGSKTFKKDFGKCVYDFEEVDEFLAGWNDMLVKYNLKDNEWLHRLFQNKEKWALVYGRQTFCADMKSTQRSESMNALLKRYLHVRLDLLDFFKHYERAVDDRRYAEVESDFYASQTSPKVPYVQMLIQTSKVYTPAMFEIFKGEFDMVMGYCVYESGRTGSISEFTVTHSASQNCHTVKFDPNGSKVSCSCKKFEFVGVLCRHALKVLDHNNIKELAPEYILKRWTRRAKSGPSEAIQKCSDDEDARVVLARQYGSLCRTYNNILSKAAANKEAYALLQSMSIELMEKVDQILHGNQSKDESLNHEQAEKQPVECNIENVVQAQGIKRKEPGSSNKRIKSGLELNNKNKRNTKGQGATCKNKSGDCASASSEENPSFNVPNKNKRNTKGMVLHKK
- the LOC109756079 gene encoding protein FAR1-RELATED SEQUENCE 5-like isoform X1 produces the protein MEFENDDIAYEFYNTYAGHVGFSVRKSWHDKSSTTNVIRTKKYVCSKAGYKDKSKEQCQRKRADTRVGCLAEMTIKISANGKYVVSSFEDAHNHELVTPSKAHLLRSQRKITEGQKAQIDILNDSGIRPKSGHEVMSRQAGGRQCLSFGQKDYKNYLRSKRMQSIQEGDTGAILQYLQDKLMENPSFFYAIQVDEDEMITNIFWADARSILDYHYFGDVVCFDTTFKTNSYGRPFAPFVGVNHHKQTVVFGATLLYDETSETFEWLFETFKRAMSGKEPNTILTDQCAAIISAIGKVFTNSIHRLCVWHMYQNAAKHLSHVFQGSKTFKKDFGKCVYDFEEVDEFLAGWNDMLVKYNLKDNEWLHRLFQNKEKWALVYGRQTFCADMKSTQRSESMNALLKRYLHVRLDLLDFFKHYERAVDDRRYAEVESDFYASQTSPKVPYVQMLIQTSKVYTPAMFEIFKGEFDMVMGYCVYESGRTGSISEFTVTHSASQNCHTVKFDPNGSKVSCSCKKFEFVGVLCRHALKVLDHNNIKELAPEYILKRWTRRAKSGPSEAIQKCSDDEDARVVLARQYGSLCRTYNNILSKAAANKEAYALLQSMSIELMEKVDQILHGNQSKDESLNHEQAEKQPVECNIENVVQAQGIKRKEPGSSNKRIKSGLELNNKNKRNTKGQGATCKNKSGDCASASSAANPSFNISNENYNLQVMQHAMHPLPNAANHNLQVL